One Bombus pascuorum chromosome 4, iyBomPasc1.1, whole genome shotgun sequence DNA segment encodes these proteins:
- the LOC132906506 gene encoding protein PFC0760c-like — MVSKENDIIYISSDDDEDARQNKTDNKQESVIKLVKDNHNSHSNFLITTIRVEASLCDNEGKKRRKRKASEMENVDSSCIDKNSQVFLYKQEDNVKACNVKEEETEEGREENKILLKPKLVVKEKKTISSMEQDIFSMFISLCLQKDHSDDMKKIVNKLKRRYEQLDPVYAHSEAFNDFLNRKRNDIMESNCKLYIYIAEVMNEMKNCCKGKSTLLSNRDYFSDVNKTNRDCKLNNSNASIGMCSNMTQTNNSIINDNEMMLTNADNGEEQKKELATEKKIRKILNAMKKCEKYIKCFEELEVDFDDEENSNYIKLEKYKHRMVELYNKYCEYTGENTDAGRQYLRPKDFSTTSIVVVNNAITNFINSKISKRNKLKKVGDFTRALIFPDYNDILQCVTRCNDMNNLGLNNKKLREIVKKAFIDLGEHLQRCRRNDYWDTFSLFLENKEDDPALKDMELAEKLMQNKRIGEKKLSDTFEEYVKKQEEMKDQITHSKRSENEEDDDDSTENNDDEEEDDDDNDEADDNGISDSDINLDTDNDKSSSLEDEISTDRSETSKNKTNTEAKSNTGEANSNIEMGEICQQEMNDRLKDHKGDNLKSRKLNDFVNTSNYKNNFKSESIIQNDTISAPNVTKHLNITTNIAFSTTTDNKILIDRTKEDDPNIISENPMDDKSLEDKAEEAEKAEEAEEAEEKPLLRVRSFAKPPITWKDGQEKVGESNENEDTLKRLTSKNVIDLTQDITQENSVRTIQVIPIVKGNCKTFVIPAGKSIINVKNITNNYVKLNTENMDSSNVTKLESSQVISSPQAIDKNTKFTSVNNISSNLVNQETNINQIQNSQTKQKNPSSALQSNQMIVLPMKQKENTLQHLKTFSSTSQSK, encoded by the exons atggtCAGTAAGGAgaatgatattatttatatttcatcagATGATGATGAAGATGCAAGACAG AATAAAACTGATAACAAACAAGAGTCAGTTATCAAATTAGTAAAAGATAATCATAATTCCCATTCTAACTTCTTAATAACTACTATAAGAGTAGAAGCTTCCTTGTGTGACaatgaaggaaagaaaagacgtaaaagaaaagcatctgaaatggaaaatgttgaCAGTTCTTGTATTGACAAAAATTCTCaagtatttttgtataaacaagAAGATAATGTTAAAGCATGTAATGTGAAGGaggaagaaacagaagaaggaagagaagaaaataaaatattattgaaaccAAAGTTGGTTGtaaaggagaagaaaactATTTCTTCTATGGAACAGGATATATTCTCTATGTTTATTAGTTTATGTTTACAGAAAGATCATTCTGATGATATGAAAAagattgttaataaattaaaaagacgTTATGAACAGTTGGATCCTGTATATGCTCATTCTGAAGctttcaatgattttttaaatcgaaagAGAAATGACATAATGGAGAGTAATTGTAaactttacatatatatagctGAAGTaatgaatgaaatgaaaaattgctgTAAAGGAAAGTCGACATTATTATCAAATAGAGATTATTTTTCTGATGTAAACAAAACAAATAGAGATTGTAAACTAAATAATTCCAATGCATCTATTGGAATGTGTTCAAATATGACACAAactaataatagtataattaatgataaCGAAATGATGTTGACTAACGCAGATAACggagaagaacaaaaaaaagaacttgctacagaaaagaaaattagaaaaattttaaatgcaatgaaaaaatgtgaaaagtatataaaatgttttgaaGAATTAGAAGTAGATTTTGATGATGaagaaaatagtaattatataaaattagaaaaatataaacatcgAATGGTGGAACTGTATAATAAGTACTGTGAATATACTGGAGAAAATACTGATGCAGGACGGCAATACCTAAGACCAAAAGACTTCAGTACAACCAGTATTGTTGTTGTAAATAATGctattacaaatttcattaattcaaaaatatcaaaaagaaacaaattgaaGAAAGTTGGCGATTTTACAAGAGCACTAATTTTTCCAGACTACAATGATATTTTACAATGCGTGACAAGATGTAATGATATGAATAATTTAggtttgaataataaaaaactgcGTGAGATTG taaaaaaGGCGTTCATCGATTTAGGTGAACATTTGCAAAGGTGTCGACGCAATGATTATTGGGatacattttcattatttcttgaaaataaagaagatgaTCCTGCATTAAAGGATATGGAATTAGCTGAAAAATTAATGCAGAACAAGAGAATTGGTGAGAAGAAATTATCAGATACATTTGAGGAATATGTgaagaaacaagaagaaatgaaagatcAGATTACACATTCTAAAAGATCAGAGAATGAAGAAGATGATGATGATAGCACAGAAAATAATgatgatgaagaagaagatgatgatgataatgatGAAGCTGATGATAATGGCATTAGTGACAGTGACATAAATCTAGATACAGATAACGATAAAAGTAGTTCATTGGAAGATGAGATTAGTACTGATAGAAGTGAaacatctaaaaataaaacaaatacagAAGCCAAATCTAATACAGGAGAAGCTAACTCCAATATAGAAATGGGAGAAATATGCCAACAAGAAATGAATGATAGATTGAAAGATCATAAGGGTGACAATTTAAAATCAAGAAAACTTAACGATTTTGTGAATACatctaattataaaaataattttaaatcagaGTCGATAATACAAAATGACACAATATCAGCGCCTAATGTGACAAagcatttaaatattacgacTAACATAGCATTCTCAACCACaacagataataaaattcttattgaTAGAACAAAAG AGGATGATCCTAATATAATAAGTGAAAATCCAATGGATGACAAGTCACTAGAGGATAAGGCAGAAGAAGCAGAAAAAGcagaagaagcagaagaagcagaagaaaagCCATTGTTACGAGTACGCTCTTTTGCTAAACCTCCGATTACGTGGAAAGATGGACAAGAGAAAGTAGGTGAATCtaatgaaaatgaagataCATTAAAGAGATTAACTTCTAAAAATGTAATAGATCTTACACAAGATATTACACAAGAAAATTCGGTTCGTACTATTCAGGTAATTCCTATTGTAAAAGGTAACTGCAAGACATTTGTAATACCAGCAGGTAAAAGcataattaatgtaaaaaatattacaaataattatgtGAAATTGAATACTGAAAATATGGATTCGAGTAATGTAACTAAATTAGAAAGCAGTCAGGTCATATCTTCGCCGCAAGcaatagataaaaatacaaaatttacaagtgtaaataatatatcatcGAATTTAGTTAATCaggaaacaaatattaatcaGATACAAAATTcacaaacgaaacaaaaaaacCCAAGTTCTGCGCTTCAGTCTAATCAAATGATAGTGTTACCcatgaaacaaaaagaaaatactttgCAACATCTAAAGACATTTTCATCAACGTCACAATCTAAATGA
- the LOC132906516 gene encoding kynurenine formamidase isoform X2: MQILSNYYKFAKKVTDDARKNFKCELNIPYGTTERTKYDIYGADLPKDSPIFIFIHGGYWQEGSKDFAAFTVPVFVNKGIKVITIGYDLCPNVKFGDIISQIKIAIKHILKYALNLECRNVWLSGHSAGAHLASSILYDKLWLDEMTKNGYLNLLRGIVLIGGVYNLNPLLDTNIVTPLKLTKDEINTYSFTTLDTKNNTLIQGLKVIITIGECDSPGLINESRECTQQLITIVDDVHYIFLRENIDHFNIVEELTNEEFILTKVILNNIFHE; encoded by the exons ATGcaaatattatcgaattattataaatttgcaaaaaagG ttaCCGATGACGctcgtaaaaattttaaatgcgaattaaatattccatatGGAACAACAGAACGAACTAAATATGATATCTATGGAGCTGACTTACCCAAAG ATTCCCccatatttatattcattcaCGGTGGTTATTGGCAAGAAGGTAGCAAAGATTTTGCTGCATTTACAGTTCCTGTCTTTGTTAATAAAGGAATTAAAGTCATAACCATTGGCTATGATTTATGTCCTAATG tTAAATTTGGGGATATAATATCTCAGATAAAAATAGCGATTAAACATATATTAAAGTATGCATTGAATCTCGAATGTCG GAATGTTTGGCTCTCTGGTCATAGCGCAGGCGCACATTTAGCGTCCAGTATTTTGTATGATAAATTATGGTTGGATGAAATGACGAAAAACGGATACTTAAATCTACTAAGGGGTATCGTGTTAATAGGAGGCGTTTATAATTTGAATCCCCTGCTCGATACGAATATTGTTACGCCTTTGAAACTTACAAA AGATGAAATCAACACATATAGCTTTACCACTCTTGATACCAAAAATAACACACTCATCCAAGGGTTGAAAGTTATTATAACTATTGGGGAATGTGATTCACCAGGACTTATTAATGAATCACGCGAGTGTACTCAG CAACTTATTACAATAGTAGACGAtgttcattatatatttcttcgagAAAATATTGACCATTTTAATATCGTGGAAGAACTTACgaatgaagaatttattttgacaaaagtaatactaaataacatCTTTCATGAATGa
- the LOC132906516 gene encoding kynurenine formamidase isoform X1, translating into MSISEQEVLYSPSKWSKRFDQMQILSNYYKFAKKVTDDARKNFKCELNIPYGTTERTKYDIYGADLPKDSPIFIFIHGGYWQEGSKDFAAFTVPVFVNKGIKVITIGYDLCPNVKFGDIISQIKIAIKHILKYALNLECRNVWLSGHSAGAHLASSILYDKLWLDEMTKNGYLNLLRGIVLIGGVYNLNPLLDTNIVTPLKLTKDEINTYSFTTLDTKNNTLIQGLKVIITIGECDSPGLINESRECTQQLITIVDDVHYIFLRENIDHFNIVEELTNEEFILTKVILNNIFHE; encoded by the exons ATGTCTATTTCG GAACAGGAGGTACTCTATAGTCCCAGCAAATGGAGCAAGAGATTCGATCAAATGcaaatattatcgaattattataaatttgcaaaaaagG ttaCCGATGACGctcgtaaaaattttaaatgcgaattaaatattccatatGGAACAACAGAACGAACTAAATATGATATCTATGGAGCTGACTTACCCAAAG ATTCCCccatatttatattcattcaCGGTGGTTATTGGCAAGAAGGTAGCAAAGATTTTGCTGCATTTACAGTTCCTGTCTTTGTTAATAAAGGAATTAAAGTCATAACCATTGGCTATGATTTATGTCCTAATG tTAAATTTGGGGATATAATATCTCAGATAAAAATAGCGATTAAACATATATTAAAGTATGCATTGAATCTCGAATGTCG GAATGTTTGGCTCTCTGGTCATAGCGCAGGCGCACATTTAGCGTCCAGTATTTTGTATGATAAATTATGGTTGGATGAAATGACGAAAAACGGATACTTAAATCTACTAAGGGGTATCGTGTTAATAGGAGGCGTTTATAATTTGAATCCCCTGCTCGATACGAATATTGTTACGCCTTTGAAACTTACAAA AGATGAAATCAACACATATAGCTTTACCACTCTTGATACCAAAAATAACACACTCATCCAAGGGTTGAAAGTTATTATAACTATTGGGGAATGTGATTCACCAGGACTTATTAATGAATCACGCGAGTGTACTCAG CAACTTATTACAATAGTAGACGAtgttcattatatatttcttcgagAAAATATTGACCATTTTAATATCGTGGAAGAACTTACgaatgaagaatttattttgacaaaagtaatactaaataacatCTTTCATGAATGa
- the LOC132906233 gene encoding innexin inx2: MFDVFGSVKGLLKLDNVCIDNNVFRLHYKATVIILIAFSLLVTSRQYIGDPIDCIVDEIPLHVMDTYCWIYSTFTIPDRTGVVGKDIVQPGVASHVDGEDEIKYHKYYQWVCFTLFFQAILFYVPRYLWKTWEGGRIKMLVLDLNCPVMSDECKSERRKLLVEYFASNWHTQNFYAFRFFLCEVLNFVNVVGQIYFMDFFLDGEFTTYGSDVVKFTEMEPEERIDPMSRVFPKVTKCTFHKYGASGTVQKFDGLCVLPLNIVNEKIYVFLWFWFIILSVLSAMTLAYRAAVVVGPKFRLMLLRARSRLSKPEHIGTIAAKCKIGDWFVLYQLGKNIDPVVYQQLVVDLATKLQGKESV, translated from the coding sequence ATGTTCGACGTATTCGGTTCTGTAAAGGGACTGCTCAAGCTAGACAACGTTTGCATCGACAATAATGTCTTCCGGCTGCACTACAAAGCTACGGTGATCATATTAATTGCTTTTTCGTTATTGGTCACATCCAGGCAATATATCGGAGACCCTATAGACTGTATCGTGGACGAAATACCGCTTCACGTGATGGACACCTACTGTTGGATCTACTCGACGTTCACGATCCCTGATCGAACCGGCGTAGTCGGCAAAGATATAGTGCAACCAGGTGTTGCGTCCCACGTCGATGGCGAGGACGAGATCAAGTACCACAAATATTATCAGTGGGTGTGCTTCACGCTATTCTTCCAGGCGATATTGTTTTACGTGCCACGTTACCTGTGGAAGACCTGGGAAGGCGGTAGAATCAAGATGCTAGTTCTAGACCTAAATTGCCCAGTAATGAGCGACGAATGCAAAtcggaaagaaggaaattactAGTCGAGTATTTCGCTTCGAATTGGCACACTCAGAATTTTTACGCATTCCGTTTCTTCCTTTGCGAAGTGCTAAATTTCGTTAACGTAGTCGGCCAGATCTACTTCATGGACTTCTTCTTGGATGGCGAATTCACCACCTATGGCTCGGACGTGGTGAAATTTACAGAAATGGAACCTGAGGAGAGGATCGACCCAATGTCACGGGTATTCCCGAAGGTGACCAAATGTACCTTCCACAAATATGGTGCGTCCGGTACGGTGCAGAAATTCGATGGTCTCTGCGTGTTACCGTTAAACATCGTCAACGAGAAGATATACGTGTTCCTCTGGTTCTGGTTCATCATCCTGTCGGTGTTGAGCGCTATGACCCTGGCGTACCGTGCCGCGGTAGTAGTCGGGCCGAAATTTCGCTTAATGCTGTTGCGTGCCCGATCGCGCCTCTCCAAGCCGGAGCATATCGGAACCATCGCTGCGAAGTGCAAGATCGGTGACTGGTTTGTTCTTTATCAGCTCGGCAAGAACATAGACCCGGTGGTGTATCAGCAGCTCGTCGTCGATCTTGCCACGAAACTACAGGGCAAAGAATCCGTCTAG
- the LOC132906490 gene encoding innexin inx7: protein MATVLATFSVLKDHVKLKISQDSVAIDNMVFKLHYRVTFLILLASTLMVTAKQFIGEHIRCIGGHGMSDDVLKVINTYCFFTSTYTVSKHLNATPVLLGEIPHPGVGPATKEDSLVHHAYYQWVPFVLFFQAIFFYAPHYLWRNVEGGRLKVLVSGLHMASLALRETSLTTENGITVPSIHDRDEKIRQIRHAFLNRIHLNRPWAYYMGFCEVLNFINVLMQIYLTDWFLGGAFLGLGQAVARNGLDGEVDALDIVFPKVTKCTFHKFGPSGTIQNHDALCVMALNIVNEKIYIFLWYWYIILSVITGLGLLWRLLTMVLHARSVTFNKLVFSMACPGRYNPWNVLAVTNECHYGDWVFLYYIAKNLDNYVFKELLQKLAEDLQERRQIQPHLFSEEKPLTS from the exons ATGGCAACCGTTTTAGCTACGTTTTCGGTCCTCAAGGACCATGTCAAGTTGAAGATTTCACAGGACTCAGTGGCCATTGATAATATgg TTTTCAAGCTACACTACAGAGTCACGTTTTTGATACTCTTGGCCAGTACGTTGATGGTGACAGCTAAACAATTTATCGGAGAACATATCAG GTGTATCGGTGGACATGGAATGAGCGATGATGTACTGAAAGTAATCAACACCTACTGCTTTTTTACGTCTACTTACACTGtg TCGAAACATTTGAATGCAACCCCGGTGTTGTTAGGCGAAATCCCGCATCCTGGCGTAGGACCAGCGACCAAAGAAGACTCCCTGGTGCACCATGCTTACTACCAGTGGGTGCCCTTCGTTCTGTTTTTTCAGGCCATCTTCTTTTACGCGCCTCACTACCTGTGGCGGAATGTTGAAG GAGGTCGGTTAAAAGTGTTGGTATCTGGGCTACACATGGCGTCGTTAGCTTTGCGTGAGACATCTTTGACGACTGAGAACGGTATAACCGTCCCGTCGATACATGACCGTGACGAGAAAATACGTCAGATTCGACATGCTTTTCTGAACCGTATCCATTTGAATCGACCGTGGGCATACTACATGGGATTCTGCGAGGTTCTCAACTTCATCAACGTCCtcatgcaaatttatttaaccGATTGGTTCCTCGGCGGTGCTTTCCTCGGTCTTGGTCAAGCGGTAGCGCGCAATGGCTTGGATGGGGAAGTCGACGCGCTCGACATCGTCTTTCCTAAA GTGACGAAATGTACCTTCCACAAATTTGGTCCATCAGGTACCATACAAAACCACGATGCGCTATGTGTCATGGCGTTGAACATCGTTAACGAGAAGATCTATATCTTCCTCTGGTATTGGTACATCATTCTGTCGGTGATAACTGGTTTAGGACTGCTTTGGAGGTTACTGACTATGGTCTTGCACGCCAG GAGCGTAACATTCAACAAGTTGGTCTTCTCCATGGCTTGTCCCGGGAGATATAATCCCTGGAATGTGTTGGCAGTTACTAACGAATGCCACTACGGAGACTGggtatttctttattatatagCAAAGAACCTAGATAACTACGTGTTCAAGGAATTGTTGCAGAAACTTGCCGAGGACCTGCAAGAAAGACGTCAGATTCAACCTCATCTCTTTAGCGAAGAGAAACCGTTAACTAGCTGA